One window of the Reyranella humidisoli genome contains the following:
- the secF gene encoding protein translocase subunit SecF yields MWKPVRLFAFKRKFDFLGQRRTALILSTLINIVSIVGVLTIGLNFGIDFKGGIAIQAKAKDGKAELDQLRNTVGALGVGEVSLQEFGDPSTVLIRVQRQEGDNQCVAGAQRVMQKRAGQGWLVKPGAAGTGDVEFTSPTALDGANWRDAVSRVGLTLQERQLPRGSTNTAKVDMSVEQRAEWCQQVAIKLVEDAIGTNYELRGTESVGPKIGDELMRSGIWAVIATMVAIAIYVWVRFEWQFAVGALIAMLHDVISTIGIFVLFQLDFSLTALAAVLTIAGYSINDTVVIFDRVRENMRRYKKMPLLDLLNQSINETLSRTMMTSGTVFVAVGALVLFGGPVLHSFSIAMLWGVIVGTYSSVWVACAGLVYLGLRADQLRPAEDKADKADKTEQAGA; encoded by the coding sequence ATGTGGAAGCCCGTCCGCCTTTTCGCCTTCAAGAGGAAGTTCGACTTTCTGGGGCAGCGCCGCACTGCGCTGATCCTGTCGACCCTGATCAACATCGTCTCGATCGTCGGCGTCCTCACGATCGGCCTCAACTTCGGCATCGACTTCAAGGGCGGCATCGCCATCCAGGCCAAGGCCAAGGACGGCAAGGCCGAACTCGACCAGCTGCGCAACACCGTCGGTGCCCTGGGCGTCGGAGAGGTCTCGCTGCAGGAATTCGGCGATCCCAGCACGGTGCTAATCCGCGTCCAGCGCCAGGAGGGTGACAACCAGTGCGTCGCGGGCGCCCAGCGCGTGATGCAGAAGCGGGCCGGCCAGGGCTGGCTGGTCAAGCCCGGTGCCGCCGGCACGGGCGACGTCGAATTTACCTCGCCGACCGCGCTCGACGGCGCCAACTGGCGCGATGCGGTGAGCCGTGTCGGCCTGACCCTGCAGGAGCGCCAGCTTCCGCGCGGATCGACCAACACGGCGAAGGTCGACATGTCGGTCGAACAGCGCGCCGAATGGTGCCAGCAGGTCGCCATCAAGCTGGTCGAGGATGCGATCGGCACCAACTACGAGCTGCGCGGCACTGAATCGGTCGGTCCGAAGATCGGCGACGAGCTGATGCGCAGCGGCATCTGGGCGGTGATCGCCACGATGGTCGCGATTGCGATCTACGTCTGGGTGCGTTTCGAGTGGCAGTTCGCGGTCGGCGCGCTGATCGCCATGCTGCACGACGTCATCTCGACCATCGGCATCTTCGTGCTGTTCCAGCTCGACTTCAGCCTGACGGCGCTCGCCGCGGTGCTGACGATCGCCGGCTACTCGATCAACGACACCGTCGTGATCTTCGACCGCGTGCGCGAAAACATGCGCCGCTACAAGAAGATGCCGCTGCTCGATCTCCTCAACCAGAGCATCAACGAGACGCTGTCGCGCACCATGATGACCTCGGGCACCGTCTTCGTCGCCGTGGGCGCGCTGGTGCTGTTCGGCGGTCCGGTCCTGCACAGCTTCTCGATAGCCATGCTGTGGGGCGTCATCGTCGGCACCTACTCGTCGGTCTGGGTTGCCTGCGCGGGTCTCGTCTATCTAGGCCTGCGCGCCGACCAGCTTCGTCCCGCGGAGGACAAGGCGGACAAGGCCGACAAGACGGAGCAGGCCGGGGCGTGA
- a CDS encoding squalene/phytoene synthase family protein codes for MPESDPNSYSAPEASHRYVLDIVRGADRERFLGALFAPEPRRSGLLSLLAFDHELARTRSVTREPMLARIRLEWWREAIAEAAGAGKPRAQPIVESLSETVRRHGLQREALVRLIDAREEEIEGPLDVMMAGHALADLELAVLGVDDAPSRQAAHAIGAAWLMGEGPERDQLVGDARALRRKVDPRALPILLPAVSLDRPMGPLRRPLAYWWSARRGRY; via the coding sequence ATGCCCGAATCCGATCCGAACAGTTACAGCGCCCCCGAGGCTTCGCACCGCTACGTGCTGGACATTGTGCGCGGTGCGGACCGCGAACGCTTCCTCGGCGCTCTGTTCGCGCCGGAGCCGCGGCGCAGCGGATTGCTGTCCCTGCTGGCGTTCGACCATGAGCTGGCGCGCACCCGCAGTGTGACCCGGGAACCGATGCTGGCCCGAATCCGGCTCGAATGGTGGCGGGAGGCAATTGCCGAAGCCGCCGGTGCCGGGAAGCCACGAGCGCAGCCCATTGTCGAATCGCTCAGTGAAACCGTGCGCCGGCATGGTCTTCAGCGCGAAGCCCTGGTCAGGCTGATCGACGCTCGCGAGGAAGAGATTGAGGGGCCGCTGGACGTGATGATGGCCGGGCACGCACTGGCCGACCTCGAACTGGCGGTGCTGGGCGTCGATGACGCCCCCTCGCGGCAGGCCGCCCATGCGATCGGCGCTGCCTGGCTGATGGGCGAGGGGCCGGAGCGCGACCAGCTCGTGGGTGACGCGCGGGCGCTTCGCCGCAAGGTCGATCCCCGGGCCCTGCCGATCCTGCTGCCGGCCGTATCTCTCGACCGGCCGATGGGGCCGCTGCGGCGACCGCTGGCCTATTGGTGGTCGGCAAGGCGCGGGCGATACTGA
- a CDS encoding Mth938-like domain-containing protein, translating into MKPPLPGPADKSLPTPDPKQVQYIRSYGLGRFLISEREWQSPVLVTPPVTYPWTVSRAEDFTLESLAPLREAAIPTELLVLGCGMRAVFVPPDLRAALKAAGMGIEVVDTGSACRIYNVLLAEGRRVAAALIPL; encoded by the coding sequence GTGAAGCCGCCGCTCCCGGGCCCCGCCGACAAGAGCCTGCCGACGCCGGACCCGAAGCAGGTCCAGTACATCCGCAGCTACGGTCTCGGCCGCTTCCTGATCAGCGAGCGGGAATGGCAGTCGCCCGTGCTGGTGACGCCGCCTGTGACATACCCCTGGACCGTCTCGCGGGCCGAGGACTTCACGCTGGAAAGCCTGGCGCCCCTGCGCGAGGCGGCCATCCCGACGGAGCTCCTGGTGCTTGGCTGCGGAATGCGCGCCGTATTCGTGCCGCCCGACCTGCGCGCCGCGCTGAAGGCTGCCGGCATGGGGATCGAGGTCGTCGATACCGGCTCGGCCTGCCGCATCTACAACGTGCTTCTGGCCGAAGGCCGGCGCGTGGCGGCGGCGCTGATCCCGCTGTAG
- a CDS encoding urate hydroxylase PuuD: MGALFTSLGRTVSAGIVLLIVIVVGAGLLTGQSIKIDHSYATVIMRWLHVICGIMWIGLLWYLNFVQVPTMPKIQPVESRTAITKFIAPTVLWWFRYAALATVITGLLLATMNKYLVEAFTLRPGFVMIGIGMWMALVMAFNVWFIIWPAQQKILGLVEATAEEKAAAAPKALYASRFNTMFSIGMLYCMVAQQNAPI; the protein is encoded by the coding sequence ATGGGTGCCTTGTTTACCTCTCTTGGGCGCACCGTTTCCGCAGGCATCGTGCTCCTGATTGTGATCGTCGTCGGCGCCGGTTTGTTGACCGGACAGTCGATCAAGATCGACCATTCCTATGCGACGGTCATCATGCGGTGGCTGCACGTGATTTGCGGCATCATGTGGATCGGACTGCTCTGGTACCTGAACTTCGTGCAGGTGCCCACCATGCCGAAGATCCAGCCGGTCGAAAGCCGCACCGCCATCACCAAGTTCATCGCGCCGACCGTGCTGTGGTGGTTCCGCTACGCCGCCCTCGCAACCGTCATCACCGGCCTGCTGCTCGCAACGATGAACAAGTACCTCGTGGAGGCGTTCACCCTGCGGCCCGGCTTCGTCATGATCGGCATCGGGATGTGGATGGCCCTGGTCATGGCCTTCAACGTCTGGTTCATCATCTGGCCGGCGCAGCAGAAGATCCTGGGCCTGGTCGAGGCGACCGCCGAAGAGAAGGCTGCCGCGGCCCCCAAGGCCCTCTACGCCAGCCGCTTCAACACCATGTTCTCGATCGGCATGCTCTACTGCATGGTGGCGCAGCAGAACGCGCCGATCTGA
- a CDS encoding alpha/beta fold hydrolase encodes MAKTKANGIEIEYETFGRKGDPALLLIMGLGAQLTLWPESLCEGLANQGCFVVRFDNRDVGLSTDFDTWGLPDLMGSFAKLMKGQTVDAPYLLSDMAADAIGLLDALDIDRAHIVGASMGGMIAQVIAATYPQRTRSLVSIMSTSGRMGLPMGKPEAVAMLSALPEGPAREQLVAHGIKLRNVIGSPGFPTDPATMRTLVERNIDRRYYPPGAARQYLAIMASGPRVDLLKTVKVPTLVLHGDDDPLLPVECGRDVAALVPGAKIETFPGWGHDVPEQMVPKLVGSISGFCKSA; translated from the coding sequence GTGGCGAAGACGAAGGCCAATGGCATCGAGATCGAATACGAGACGTTCGGCAGGAAGGGCGACCCGGCCCTGCTGCTGATCATGGGCCTGGGAGCGCAACTGACGCTCTGGCCGGAATCGCTGTGCGAAGGATTGGCGAACCAGGGCTGCTTCGTCGTGCGTTTCGACAACCGCGATGTCGGCCTGTCGACGGACTTCGACACATGGGGGCTGCCCGACCTGATGGGCTCTTTTGCCAAGCTGATGAAAGGCCAGACGGTCGACGCGCCCTATCTGTTGAGCGACATGGCCGCCGACGCGATCGGGCTGCTCGACGCGCTGGACATCGATCGGGCGCACATCGTCGGCGCCTCGATGGGCGGCATGATCGCCCAGGTGATCGCCGCGACCTATCCGCAGCGCACGCGCTCGCTCGTTTCCATCATGTCGACCAGCGGCCGCATGGGCCTGCCGATGGGCAAGCCCGAGGCGGTGGCGATGCTGTCGGCGCTGCCGGAGGGACCCGCCCGCGAGCAGCTCGTCGCACACGGTATCAAGCTGCGGAACGTGATCGGAAGCCCGGGCTTTCCGACCGATCCTGCAACGATGCGCACGCTGGTCGAGCGCAACATCGACCGCCGCTATTACCCGCCGGGCGCCGCGCGGCAGTATCTCGCGATCATGGCCTCCGGCCCGCGCGTCGATCTCCTGAAGACGGTCAAGGTGCCGACGCTGGTGCTGCACGGCGACGACGATCCGCTTCTGCCGGTCGAGTGCGGCCGCGACGTGGCGGCCCTCGTGCCCGGTGCGAAGATCGAGACCTTCCCCGGCTGGGGGCACGATGTCCCCGAGCAGATGGTGCCGAAGCTGGTCGGCAGCATCTCCGGTTTCTGCAAGTCTGCCTGA
- a CDS encoding polysaccharide deacetylase family protein, with product MARETGDSVRGRAPYLPIHKRPKLVLPGNARVAVWTIVNVENWSPAGAMPRTVLPPPMGQPLLPDVPNWAWHEYGMRVGFWRFLETLSARKLKATFAVNGTACELYREACQAAHDAGWDFMGHGWVQKPMHRVEDQKSAIADTIRAIKDFTGKPPRGWESPGLTETDETLDLLAEAGIEYVADWVMDEQPLPLKTAHGEIVSVPYTVEINDVVISAVQQQPSDEIFRRGRDQFDRLYLDGETAPRVMAISIHPYLTGVPHRIKYLEMLYDYILGHEGVVMWTGAEILDWYRTQVPPAR from the coding sequence ATGGCGCGCGAAACCGGAGACAGCGTCCGCGGCCGCGCGCCGTACCTGCCGATCCACAAGCGGCCCAAACTCGTCCTGCCGGGCAATGCGCGCGTCGCCGTGTGGACGATCGTGAACGTCGAGAACTGGAGTCCGGCAGGGGCGATGCCGCGCACCGTGCTGCCGCCGCCGATGGGCCAGCCGCTGCTGCCCGACGTGCCAAACTGGGCGTGGCACGAATACGGGATGCGCGTGGGCTTCTGGCGGTTCCTGGAGACGTTGAGCGCGCGCAAGCTCAAGGCGACCTTCGCCGTGAACGGCACGGCCTGCGAACTCTATCGCGAGGCCTGCCAGGCGGCGCACGACGCCGGGTGGGACTTCATGGGCCATGGCTGGGTGCAGAAGCCGATGCACCGGGTCGAGGACCAGAAGAGCGCCATTGCCGATACGATCCGCGCCATCAAGGACTTCACCGGCAAGCCGCCGCGTGGCTGGGAAAGCCCGGGGCTCACCGAGACCGACGAAACGCTCGACCTGCTGGCGGAAGCCGGCATCGAATACGTCGCCGACTGGGTCATGGACGAGCAGCCGCTTCCTTTGAAGACCGCGCATGGCGAGATCGTCTCGGTCCCCTATACGGTCGAGATCAACGACGTCGTCATCAGTGCCGTGCAGCAGCAGCCGTCGGACGAGATCTTCCGGCGCGGCCGCGACCAGTTCGACCGGCTCTACCTCGACGGCGAGACGGCGCCGCGCGTGATGGCGATCTCGATCCACCCCTATCTCACGGGCGTGCCGCATCGGATCAAGTATCTCGAGATGCTCTACGACTACATCCTAGGCCATGAGGGCGTCGTGATGTGGACCGGCGCCGAGATCCTCGACTGGTACCGCACGCAGGTGCCGCCGGCCCGGTAG
- a CDS encoding zinc-binding dehydrogenase codes for MSDATKISGLQLRSLISKDGTLELSLAKVDVPEPGPDQVVVKVEATPINPSDLGLLTGPADLGKATSSGSGDAIKVTAPVSAAALPFLATRLGESLPVGNEGAGTVIKAGSSEAAQALKGKLVSMVGGSMYAQYRVLNARDCQPLPPGTTAAEGASWFVNPLTALGMTETMKREGHKALVHTAAASNLGQMLNKICNEDGIGLVNIVRSPEQARLLKGIGAKHVVDSSAASFTDDLVQALVETGATIAFDAIGGGKLTSQILTAMEIAINKTATTYNRYGSSVHKQVYVYGSLNTAPVELTRNYGMAWGVGGWLLTPFLQKIGRPDQTRLRERVVNSLKTTFASHYTKTISLQEALDLQNLTAYSKRATGEKFLINPNKA; via the coding sequence ATGAGCGACGCCACCAAGATCTCGGGACTGCAGCTTCGCTCCCTGATCAGCAAGGACGGCACTCTCGAATTGTCGCTGGCGAAGGTCGACGTTCCGGAACCTGGCCCCGACCAGGTCGTGGTCAAGGTCGAGGCGACTCCGATCAATCCGTCAGACCTCGGCCTGCTCACCGGACCGGCCGATCTCGGCAAGGCCACGTCGAGCGGCAGCGGAGACGCCATCAAGGTGACGGCGCCGGTTTCCGCAGCGGCGCTTCCGTTCCTGGCGACACGGCTTGGCGAATCGCTTCCCGTCGGCAACGAGGGCGCCGGCACGGTGATCAAGGCGGGCTCGTCGGAGGCTGCGCAGGCGCTGAAGGGCAAGCTGGTCTCGATGGTCGGCGGCTCGATGTATGCCCAATACCGGGTGCTGAACGCCCGCGACTGCCAGCCGCTGCCTCCCGGCACGACGGCGGCCGAGGGCGCCTCGTGGTTCGTCAATCCGCTGACGGCGCTCGGCATGACCGAGACGATGAAGCGCGAGGGCCACAAGGCGCTGGTGCACACCGCCGCCGCCTCCAACCTCGGCCAGATGCTGAACAAGATCTGCAACGAGGACGGGATCGGTCTCGTCAACATCGTGCGCAGCCCCGAGCAGGCCAGGCTGCTGAAGGGCATCGGCGCGAAGCATGTCGTCGATTCGAGTGCGGCAAGCTTCACCGACGATCTGGTGCAGGCGCTGGTCGAGACCGGCGCCACCATCGCCTTCGATGCGATCGGCGGCGGCAAGCTCACGAGCCAGATCCTCACGGCGATGGAAATCGCCATCAACAAGACCGCGACGACCTACAATCGCTACGGCTCCTCCGTGCACAAGCAGGTCTATGTCTATGGCAGCCTCAATACCGCCCCCGTCGAACTCACGCGCAACTACGGCATGGCCTGGGGCGTGGGCGGCTGGCTGCTGACGCCGTTCCTGCAGAAGATCGGCCGTCCCGACCAGACGCGCCTGCGCGAGCGGGTGGTGAATTCACTCAAGACGACCTTCGCCAGCCACTACACCAAGACGATCTCGCTGCAGGAGGCGCTCGACCTCCAGAACCTCACCGCCTACTCCAAGCGCGCGACCGGCGAGAAGTTCCTGATCAACCCGAACAAGGCGTAA
- the secD gene encoding protein translocase subunit SecD, giving the protein MLNLPRWQTIVIAGITLLSALFALPNLLPSSVLDHMPHWYASSRINLGLDLRGGAHFLLEADLRSVLNERLANLSDSVRAEMRKQQVQIKDVTVEPGRALVISLRDEANRAKALEAIRAVDPSLAISGNGDTIRVAYSDQELARRKKEVIDQSIEILRRRVDETGTLEPTITRQGDERILLQVPGIKDTTDLKRKINQTAKLTFHLVNEDVAATGQNIPQTLPPTTYLVPTREGMQELRRTNPKAWEDIQAANPRLSPEQVCRRYQPQCLPVLKRVVVGGEDLDDSKATFEQQQGGRPIISFTFNSAGGRAFCAATRANIGKRLAIQLDGEIISAPVVQSAICGGSGIITGSFTTQQTQEQSLLLRSGALPATLTIIQESTVGADLGADAIQAGTVAALVGTLLVAIFMFVAYGPVFGGFANLAMLVNLLMVFAGMSILGASLTLPGIAGLVLTAGLAVDANVLIYERVREEKALGRSPFSSLATGYEKAMSAIIDANLTTLIAGVLLFGFGSGPIRGFATTLTLGIITSMFSSTIFTRMLLAVWVRWRRPTELVI; this is encoded by the coding sequence ATGCTCAATCTTCCGCGCTGGCAGACGATCGTCATCGCCGGCATCACGCTGTTGTCGGCGCTGTTCGCGCTGCCCAACCTGCTGCCGTCGAGCGTACTTGATCACATGCCGCACTGGTACGCGAGCAGCCGCATCAATCTCGGCCTCGACCTGCGGGGCGGTGCCCACTTCCTGCTGGAAGCCGATCTGCGCTCGGTGCTGAACGAGCGGCTGGCCAACCTGTCCGACTCGGTGCGCGCGGAAATGCGCAAGCAGCAGGTCCAGATCAAGGACGTCACGGTCGAGCCCGGCCGCGCACTGGTCATCAGCCTGCGCGACGAGGCCAACCGCGCCAAGGCGCTGGAGGCGATCCGCGCTGTCGATCCGTCGCTGGCGATTTCCGGCAATGGCGACACGATCCGCGTAGCCTATTCCGACCAGGAACTCGCGAGGCGAAAGAAGGAAGTGATCGACCAGTCGATCGAAATCCTTCGCCGCCGCGTCGACGAGACCGGCACGCTCGAGCCCACAATCACGCGCCAGGGCGACGAGCGCATCCTGCTGCAGGTCCCGGGCATCAAGGACACGACCGACCTCAAGCGCAAGATCAACCAGACCGCCAAGCTGACCTTCCATCTGGTCAACGAAGACGTGGCCGCCACCGGCCAGAACATCCCGCAGACCTTGCCGCCCACCACGTACCTGGTGCCGACGCGCGAGGGCATGCAGGAACTGCGGCGCACTAATCCCAAGGCATGGGAAGACATCCAGGCCGCCAATCCGCGCCTGTCACCCGAGCAGGTCTGCCGGCGCTACCAGCCGCAGTGCCTGCCGGTGCTGAAGCGCGTGGTCGTGGGCGGCGAGGACCTCGACGATTCGAAGGCCACCTTCGAGCAGCAGCAGGGCGGCCGGCCGATCATCAGCTTCACCTTCAACTCGGCCGGCGGTCGCGCCTTCTGCGCCGCCACGCGCGCCAACATCGGCAAGCGGCTGGCAATCCAGCTCGACGGCGAGATCATCAGCGCCCCTGTCGTGCAGAGCGCCATCTGCGGCGGCAGCGGCATCATCACGGGCAGCTTCACGACCCAGCAGACCCAGGAACAGTCGCTCCTGCTGCGCTCGGGTGCGCTGCCGGCGACGCTGACGATCATCCAGGAAAGCACCGTCGGCGCCGACCTTGGCGCGGATGCCATCCAGGCCGGTACGGTGGCGGCGCTGGTCGGCACCCTCCTGGTCGCGATCTTCATGTTCGTGGCCTACGGGCCGGTATTCGGCGGTTTCGCCAATCTCGCGATGCTGGTGAACCTGCTGATGGTGTTCGCCGGCATGTCGATCCTCGGTGCCTCGTTGACCCTGCCGGGCATCGCGGGTCTCGTGCTGACGGCCGGCCTCGCGGTCGACGCCAACGTGCTGATCTATGAACGTGTACGCGAGGAAAAGGCGCTGGGCCGCTCGCCGTTCAGCTCTCTCGCCACGGGCTACGAGAAGGCCATGTCGGCGATCATCGACGCCAACCTCACGACCCTCATCGCCGGTGTCCTTCTGTTCGGTTTTGGCTCGGGCCCGATCCGCGGCTTCGCGACGACGCTGACGCTCGGCATCATCACCTCGATGTTCAGCTCGACGATCTTCACGCGCATGCTGCTCGCGGTCTGGGTACGCTGGCGCCGCCCCACAGAACTCGTGATCTGA
- a CDS encoding LLM class flavin-dependent oxidoreductase, with translation MKFGIFYEHQLPRPWGEKSEYQLLQDSLTQIELADRLGYDYAWEVEHHFLEEYSHSSAPEVFLGAASQRTKRIRLGHGVIQLTTNNPHRVAEKVSTLDLLSGGRVELGMGEAAGPAELHPFNIRVRDKRERWEEAVKAIVPMFSKESWEFHGEYYDFPARNVIPKPFQKPHPPLWVACSNIQTIGKAGEWGMGALGFTFVTPEAARAWVHKYYNNLLNNSKKLADYPSNPNVAMVSGFMCAPTDEEAEAKAAGWTFFIFALSYYGRKGVDAPGTSNLWDEYQAWRGGPEEKKALDSGLIGSPETIRKKLRQFQASRVDQVILLNQAGKTSHEDICSSLDLFAREVMPEFHAAETEHLAWKRKVLDREIVLEDLDVAKYDIFSHQNEHIVRLTPEQLKQKMAEKEAAAKRASA, from the coding sequence ATGAAGTTCGGCATCTTCTACGAGCATCAGCTTCCGAGGCCCTGGGGCGAGAAGAGCGAGTACCAGCTCCTGCAGGATTCGCTGACCCAGATCGAGCTCGCCGACCGGCTGGGCTACGACTACGCCTGGGAGGTCGAACATCACTTCCTCGAGGAGTATTCCCACTCCTCCGCGCCGGAAGTGTTCCTCGGCGCCGCGAGCCAGCGCACCAAGCGCATCCGGCTGGGCCATGGCGTCATCCAGCTCACCACCAACAACCCCCATCGCGTGGCCGAGAAGGTCTCGACGCTCGATCTGCTGTCCGGTGGCAGGGTCGAGCTCGGGATGGGCGAGGCGGCGGGGCCGGCCGAGCTGCATCCGTTCAACATCCGCGTGCGCGACAAGCGCGAGCGCTGGGAAGAGGCCGTGAAGGCCATCGTCCCGATGTTCTCGAAGGAGAGCTGGGAGTTCCACGGGGAGTATTACGACTTCCCGGCGCGCAACGTGATCCCCAAGCCATTCCAGAAGCCGCATCCGCCGCTCTGGGTCGCCTGCTCGAACATCCAGACCATCGGCAAGGCCGGCGAGTGGGGCATGGGCGCGCTGGGCTTCACCTTCGTGACGCCCGAGGCCGCCCGCGCCTGGGTGCACAAGTACTACAACAACCTGCTCAACAACTCGAAGAAGCTCGCCGACTATCCCAGCAATCCCAACGTCGCGATGGTGTCGGGCTTCATGTGCGCCCCCACCGACGAGGAGGCCGAGGCCAAGGCCGCCGGCTGGACCTTCTTCATCTTCGCGCTCTCCTACTATGGCCGCAAAGGCGTCGATGCGCCGGGTACCTCCAACCTGTGGGACGAGTACCAGGCGTGGCGCGGCGGGCCGGAGGAGAAGAAGGCGCTCGATTCGGGCCTGATCGGCTCGCCCGAGACGATCCGCAAGAAACTGCGCCAGTTCCAGGCGAGCCGCGTCGATCAGGTGATCCTGCTGAACCAGGCCGGCAAGACCAGCCACGAGGACATCTGCTCGTCGCTCGACCTCTTCGCGCGCGAAGTGATGCCGGAGTTCCATGCGGCGGAGACCGAGCATCTCGCCTGGAAGCGGAAGGTACTCGACCGCGAGATCGTGCTCGAGGATCTGGACGTCGCCAAGTACGACATCTTCAGCCACCAGAACGAACACATCGTCCGCCTCACGCCAGAGCAGCTGAAGCAGAAAATGGCCGAGAAGGAAGCGGCGGCCAAACGCGCGTCGGCCTGA